ACTTCAGCTGTCACCCTGTGGTGTGTAGGATACAATTAGACGATTACTAGACACACACTGTGccagcgtgcgtgtgtgcgtgggtGAGTTTGTGCGAGTGTCTGTTAGGACCGCAGAACTCTGTGGTTAATCTGGATTACCATGCCGCGCGGCCACGCTTTTCATAATCAGGCTGTTGAGCTGTGATTCTCAGCAGCGCGTGACACATCTGGAAACGGGCGGAGGGAAGGTGTGCGCGCGTGCGAAGACGGGAGAAAGAGAATTGGGGGGGCAGGCAGACGAACAGAAGAGCGACACTTTCGCATTTCGCAGTCCTCTCGCGCACAAATGGAGAGGAACCCGGAGGAAGACAAAACTAACGAACCGGTTTAACTATTTTCCGCACACATACAATTTCCCGGGGTAAGTAAACGCCccctaaacacatttttatcttccttttattttattttattttattttccaaacATCATAAGCGGAGGAGACGTGTCTGCTCTTTTAGCTAATTGTGCGCACTCGCCATCGTCTCTTTAACTTCCACCTCTCCCGCCGTGATTTCCTTTCACGCTCGTCTTGTGCATGCAAGGAGGGATGCAAAAGTGAAGATTTTACTGCTACACGGTCTGTATGCGCTGTTCCAAAGCTGCACTCTGTGCTTTAATAGTTTATATGAGACAACTGTTCTTGGATTTGGCTGTAAAGTCAGCcaataatattttatattttctttcataCCTATCACATATGTTGGTGCAAAAAGGATTGTTCTTATTATTGATTGAATGATTGATGTATcgtttattacatttattgtttGAACGTCGTGGGAGGAGCCCTGAGTGTCATTTTCAAACTCATAACTTTATTATTAGTGAGGTTGAAGTTGCTTTTAAACTGCTGCAAGAAGTCAGTTGTTACTTGTAATATTTAATCTAACAGGGACTGACATTCTTCGACTTTtcatgtgaaaagaaaaaaaatctcagggTATCTTTATATTGTTTGTGGTCTCCACCGGCCTCCATCTCAGGTTCATGTAAGAGCAGAATCTCCCATAAGTCCTCAGTCTGGATATGATTCCTgcaattttttatttgtcaatCATCTGGCTTTCACTTTAAGCCCAGGAAGATGACTCATAGCTAAGGGACTCTAAAGTATTGCACTGGTACTAATAACTACAATCAACATTGGGTCAGCTGAGATGAGCTAGCTTGGAAACACACTCCAGCAAATGTTGGTCTAGCCCATAATCCGGCTCTGTGATTTGTCAGATTTCACAGTAAAGCCCTGCATTAATGTTAATCTGAGATTGTTACTGTTTGTGTCTGATTGGcgcagcacacaaacacacaaacctctACACTCACATACAGAgaaagtgagtgaaagacaccCTGTCATTTGAATGCTTGGATTGCATGTTAAGATCTGTTATGGCCTAATTGTTTGACAAGTGAGCTTGTGGTTGAGCTTTTCATGTTGCCAGTTAAGAAACTGAAATGAGTTTCTGGAATCACAAATACAAATGAAAGGCTTTAGGAGTAGTAATGTTGAGACACCAAattactacttttttttttgcccttgtTTCACACAGTTTTCAATGCCCAACGGGGCTGCCACTGTCAGGGTTTCTGGGTTGTTGAccagtattttcagttcatgttcactgtttaTCCTCTGTacattccacttcctgttttgtgttACGTTACtctgtgtgcattatgttctaGTTCTTATTCCATGCATCGTTAGTTCAATTGTGTTCAGCTGCTCACTCACCTGTCACCTATCAGTCATTGTTCAGCcggtgtatttaagtcctcagttcTCTCCTGGTCGGCGTCGCGTCATTAATGTTGTCACTGCTGTCTATGccccatgtttgccttccaAGTTCAGATCAGTCAGCCGTTCATTCAGTTATTCAGTCAGTCAGCCATCTCCTGTTTTCGTCATTCGTCCCTCACAATAAACACCCTGCATCTTCAccgtgagtcctgcgtttgAGTCCTTTTCTCCACATCCACTCAGCAACCCCTGACAGCCGCAGATGAATACTCCAAATGCACAGTTAACTAAGTGGACAAAAAGGACAAAGTCAGGGGAATCCCCAGagatcacacaaacacatcatatAGGGATCTTGATATTTGTGTAAATGTTTCTGAAACATTAGACTTTGTGTCTAATTTTCTTCTCAAAAACACATCAGGGATCAAGTTCTGAGCCACACTTGTTATTTATCAGTTGGTCTGCATTTTGGTACAGAAGGAATAACCtcagaaactgtttttttgCAAGTTAGCATGTAAACATACAGTAAGATAGTAGTGTAAGTTAAACAAACATGTAGTTAGTTGTACATGTGGATCATAAGCCATATAAAACATGGACATAAGTACTGTGATGTCGCCCATTGGTTTCTGAAGCCCTGTTTTAAAGTCGCAGTCATGCCCAGCACACTGGTGACAGTGAGCACGCATGCAGATGGGTCAAGGATTTCTTAACAAATGGACCACAGAGTTGGGAGTtccccactctgacactcttcCGGGGCTGTGTGCTAAGCCCACTTTGCTACTCCCTGTACACCTACTACTGCACATCCACCCCAGCACCAACTTAGTCATCAAGACTGGACATGGTACCAATGTCATTGGATTAATATATAATGATAACAATTCTGCCAACAGGAATGAACTCTGCAAACTATCAGAGTGGGGCTTCATCAATAACCTGGCATTCAATACCTCCAAAGCAAAAGAACTGATCACTAGCTTCAGGTGACAGAAATAGGAACCTATACAGAACTATTTCTGTATAGacaatcattctgtacaatacAATAATTATAGTTCTGTTCTGGTCTGTTTACAACTGTTTATTAATACTTACAATTGTATATCTACAATCTGTATAGTCTCATATTTTTAaccatatttatatcctgttcatagcctgtacatagcttgtacacTGACTGCAGCCtatacatacttatagttatagcatattcataacatagcTTCACACCACGTACATTGTAACATACCTATAATAGATCCATATCTTGTAATATACCTATATTATTACTAAAGCgctttctggatggatgcaaactgcatttcgttgccttgtacttatgacatgtgcaatgacaataaagttgaattctattctgttctattctaggAACCTGTTCCATTAAACATAGGTGGAGAAACTGTTTGGAGACTAttcaactttaatttttttagCACACATGTTCCAGAACCTCACATGAATTATAAACACAACCAGTCTGGTGAAGAAGGCGCAGAAGTGGCACTAATTGAGACACTGAGGAAAGCTAATCTGTCAAAACAGTTGTTAGCATCAGCGCAGCAGGCATACAAACAAAAAGGCTTTTGAGAGAGTTAATAAATCTATGATCATAATAtctatgaagtgccttgaggcgacttttgttgtgatttggcattatataaataaaattgaattgaattgaaattgaataaaTCAGCACAGATGGCCATCAACACTCAGCTATTTTCAGTTGAGCATATGTACATTAGGTCAAAGACATCATCAACGATGCTTCTCATTTTCTTACATGGTTGCCCTCTGGAAGGCATTACACATCCTCCCTCTAGACTGAAGAAAAGCTTTTATCCAAACGCCCAAATATATCTTTTATACAAATGTCATAAAAAGACATTTGGCTCATTTTGGCTCTAAATTTTGTTATACGGGGCTCTAGAGTGcaaccaatttggtcgcaaatgtgaccaaatttttcaatggtgcgactaaaaaacaATCTTAGGTCGCACcggtgcgaccaactgttcgagtaacaaaaaaaaagtctctgcaATTCTGAAAGTCTCTGTGTGGTCAacagcagacacacattatgcccctatcgtggtctaaaccaatcagagatagtcaggggcgggacctctctgattggccgtggtccagttgaaagtgcaggtggattTAGAGAGGtgagcttgaataaagcgatatcgattcattaaatcctgaatcgacttttaaatataaatgtattttgccaggaaccccagaatctcaggttaaagctcacaaaactatttcaacaaccaccaaacagtaaatgagagcaggtacacggattccgcacaaagacacacagagcgGACCCGACGCATCAAAATCAGCTTTCTCTTTCTCAGCTTTCTCACCTGACGGCACGTAGACTGACACGCCgttggggctgaaagccgacagctcactgattctgatgcgtcgggtctgCGCTGTCTTTACGCCTTTTTTGCGCtagattctgagctgcaggttttgtgtCTTTCCAACCGAAATTCACTGCCTGAAAAGAAACTATTGATTCTATTGAAAAGAAcgattgataacttttttgttaagttaaggcctgatctgtctgaaattcataggcagtgctctgacacagagccatcaatctttgaatgctgaaaaagcacagtgtatccagaaaacacattatatgtcGTGGTAAATGCGctgcccaagtgtcccctctccccacggcctttcagcagcaggtagcagcaaacaggtcgtcagaAGAGGCCGATGTGATGATTAAATTTAACATTGTCTAAAATATTGCCAAAGAGtgccaaagcactttaagcacaagcacaagattgttagttaatcatttacaCCTAACATTTGTGCTGGTGCgcctaagaaaaaaagttaggtgcaccagtgcaaccgtggcaaaaagttagtctagagcccagTTATATATCAATACAGTGACAAATTGGAGCATGTAACTTCTTCCAAAATGAGTTACTGAAAAAAATGACTGACCAACTGAATGTCTTTAGAGGTCAAGACAGAAAGTTGTTTTCTATAAATAGCCCTGgaagtctttttgcaaccacagctagggctgtgcgatatgaccaaaatctcatatcccgatataaaacatctatcgtcccgataacgatataaatcacaaaaaattttatattttctgtaaattctgtgaatctcgggtaattgaagtgtttccagctgggcatcgtgtacctggagtcgagtgttttaaccgatgtatgaaactatacatctttagacataagttgtaacggccgctgttttctttgagtatttattacacggcgtgctgcggggaaaagcctgttctaacgtttgagtcttaaggtttattttttagcacctggcggctctttttttgcttctcatccatcAATACGCTGCATCCTCTTTCAAGTGAttccgtttattttgaaaagtctcaacaggatcttgagctttattgtgaaaggtttatgtggaaaataaacaagcggacatgcgATGGTTTTactgtcgttgttgctaacgacaacccattaaaaacaggcgcttgtccgcccgtagtgtggttatattaaatataagagaaagagagaactttaagaaattaatatagccgctacagtgaccatcaaaacgatgaaaaaatattgccgtaaacagtttattttgcgacaccatgaaacaaacgatagcgcaAAATGAAATGACGTTTTTacatcgtcatccgatatatatcgttatatcgaacagccttAACCACAGCTATCGCCATCTGGGGTCCTTCATTTAGAATCCTTTTTTTACGacactggcttcatttttctgacTTGAAAGCTATATCAATTTTTAACCTGTCCATGCTTGTGCTGAAAGCTGAGAGAAATTTAACTTCTGAAGCACCAGCACTGACATCAGCCAGTCAAGTCACATTCATTTCATTCGCTAACTGTCATGCTCCAGCATGGCAGTCAGCGAATCACGTTATGCAAACGTTATGCAAACGTCCTTAGAGAACGGCGTGGACATTGTGTAAGATGTACTTCAAAATGTAGGAAACTGATCACTCTGTGAATAAGCAGCCTGTTGTATATGCACCAAGTTAGCAATAGCCAGCTCGCTAATGGGCTAATGCTCGGCTAATGCTACCTTCCAAGCGAAGCTTGGTTATCTTGGCTTGTAATGATTGGTTCTAGTTCTTATGAGGTTCCCACCAGCAGACATGTCCCCCCAAGTGACAGGAACAACTATAGACAATCACTGAAGCAACACTTCCACATGAATCCTGTGTAATTAAGGTGTTTAACAGCAATTTCTGtacagttttattttctctctgtcttattTGAGACATATAGAAGACCTGCACATGTTTTAGCTTAAAGCCCTCTCCACTGTGGATTTTGTGTTATGCTATTTGACCAATACAATAATCTTATATGCGTTTATGCATAAAGCCGACTTATAGCTGCCGTGATTGTTATAAAAACATCTGGATTAGAACTACAGCAGCATCTGGAGTCCACAGCAGTTTCCTAACTCACATGATGATAAGACAACAGTCAGCTTGGACAAAACATTATTAGCTTAACAGTTGTTTAATGTGTGAGTGCATTTAGCACCTTGCAGCTTCTGGTCCCTCTTTCCATCCCGTTAAAGGTTGTGAGGAAGGAGTAAAGCCGCCtcaacacatctgtgtgtgttggtTTATCTCCCCTCCGTCCATTTTGGGCAAGAGCAGATTAGTCAGAATCCACCAGCTGCTGGGGAAGTGGGTGAAACTGTGCCACACAGTGCCCTAATACAGTTACGTAAATCTGAACAGTAAGAGGTAGGGTTCAACTTGCAGGGCACTTGACCTCAAGAGACTGCAAATAAAAGGGCTCCCACTGGGCCTTTATGCTGGTTTCCAACTTGTGTTTTGGGACACAGAACTGCTTTTTTCATTCACTAAATCAGAGCTGATCTAATGCGTCTCTCCAATGTTGGTTTTTACTTGTATCATTTTACAAGTTTGTTGGTGGTGGCCGTGTTATGTGAAAAAGCGCAATGCTGTTGCGACACACAAAGGCCATATGCGGGGATGGAGGTGGGGGGTGAACGACAGAAAACATCCCCCCTCACTATTCATCTCAGGGTTGCATAAGTAACTTTCAAAGCAGCTTGAGAAGACATCACAGGGAGCGTTGTGGCTCAGTTTCAGTGGCTGACAGTAGGCTCTTTGGAGGGTGACGCTGGAGAGAGATTACATTCTGAATACTGCTTCACAGAATGAGTGGagcttttttatgtttgtttctgCTTTAAAGGGATCTTACCATATTTAAATTACCCCTTTTTTTACTATCATGCACAGATTTTTCTGTTTCCATAAATGCATTCATATCAGGGCCAAAAAGCATATAGATCCAAGCCTGAGTTGCCCTAGTTTGTGCAACATTTGGGGAAGAAAGTCTGTCTTGTCTATTTTTGCATGCTTCTAAAAAACCTTCAGTATGTGGAGCGACAGCTATGGGAGACATGCTTACTTGGCTGTGATTCAGGCTCACTGGTCTTCAGATTAATGTAGGTTTCCACAGCTCTTCAGAGCTCAACTAAGCGGCATTCACACATTAATGCGCAGTTGGCATCAGTAAGCAGTTTCTTTGGAAATTACGCACTAGCACAGAAAAGATGCCCTTCCTCATTCTCTACAGCTCAGACCCTGACTGCTTTCATTTGTTCTGCCCTTGAGGCTTAGTGATGTAGCTGAccgtgtcttttttttattctttttcagtGACACATAAGTGCCTCGGCCTGGAAATGTAAAGTCAAGAAATGGCAGAAGGTGGTAAAAATGGAGAGAGAGGAAGCGAGGACAAAGGTGGAGCAGGTGGCAGATCTCCCGAGGAACCCCACGGTCTCTCCTCAGTGGGTGCCACCTCCCTCGGGACAAAGAGGCATCTCCCCCGAGGGATTGTGATCCAGCTAACAGGGACTGAAGGAGAGTGGGACAGCCTGGATGAGAGTGAGTTCATCTTCTCCCTTGAGCATGATGAGGACTACCCTGCTATATCGCTCTCAAAGGAGAAACATTTTTCTGTCGAGGATGACAGAGGGGTGAAGTCCGAAGAGTTCCATGTCCCTCTGTCTCCCTCAACGCCAGGTTCCCTGGGGAACTGTTCTGGTTCTCTGGGCCCAAGCTTCCTCTTGCCTGGCCCGCCCTCACCCACCCACCGACCCTTAGCGAGCCTGGGCAAGTCTCTGTCCACAGAGCTGGATCTGAAAGAGAGCTCCACCCTCAAACCCAGACCTTTTCTCAGCCTCGTCAAGTCAATCTCCACAGAGCTTTCCCGCTCAGAGCCCGAGGTGTCGCAGTCCAAATCAGACTCCCGACTTAACCTCCACCTGTGGAAGCAGCTGACACAACCGAAAACCCGCAGCAATGGGGACTCTCGGACTGCTCCCCCATCTCCTAGTTCGCTTTCCCCAAGCGGAGACAGCCTGAAAGGTGGTTTCTTCAAAATGGAACTGGAGGACACCAAGAGGAAGCTCACTGAGGTTGTGCACGAACCTTTGAGCAGCATGTTCAGTAAGATCAGGAGGGAAGAAAGCTCAGGCAGCCCCAAACACCAGTGTAAGAACCAGGGAACTCACCAGATCAGCTCCAGAGGTTTGGGGCGGGAAAGTAGCACAGACACTGTTCTGTCCGAGTCTCCTGTGAGAAGCGCCAGGAAAACAGATGCTgatgttttttctgtctttgagTGGCCTTCTGTAAGACATCTCGGGAGAACTCAGCACTGCCCCTGCCCAGTGCATCACCACGTGCAGCAACACAGGGATGAGGAGCTGGAAATATGTACAGATGGTGATATGATGCAAGTGTTTGCCATCGAAACTCATAAGCAGGCGAGGAGGTTGCCTGGTTCTCAGGCTCTAACAGCACCCACGACCTCTCCCGTTCCACAGCCCCCTCACCCTCTGCCACGAATGAGTTTATTTTGTGTGGCAGTGCTTTCATACGGCTACTTTATCCTACCTCTCAGTCCATACTTCTCTGGCCTGGCTCTGGGATTAGCACTGGGCTTCTTGCTAGGGCTTTGGCTCATTCGGATGGGTTCCTCCAGGTCTAGCAACTCAGTCCATACCTATAGACCGCCACAGACGCTGTTGGGAGAAGGGATTCTGACAGGTGGCATTGTAAGCACTGAGCCTGACACACTCAAGGTAAATGGATGAGTCATCAACGATGAAAATGtcacttttattttcagacACCTCTGTTCAGCTCCAGTACTCACACATTTTTAGTTTGTCATAAAAATGCCTGGGAATCAAGTGCGTTATGGCACTTGAAGGTGCCATAACGCACTTGAAGGTGCCATAATGCTCAACAGATACAGAATTgaatttctttgttttcctcattCTCCAACTCACAGGGAACGGGGTTAAAAATGAGACTAGACCCGACAGCCAGTTGAAGTGTTAGAAAAAGGCTGGCAAAAGGGAGAACTAAGTAGTCCTGGATGAAAATTTTGaggatttattttacatttttgttcatCAATCAGTGATCTTTACATATACCCCACATTGCACCTGTTTATAGTCTTTATACTATGAGCTCAACTGGCTCTATTTTGATTCAGAGGCTGTTAAGCTGAACAATTTTCCACCAAATGTTTGAAAACTGGCAAAAGCAAATGTATATATACTGTACATTGGCTTTTCCATTTTCTGCACTTATTAGCAAGAAAGTTCTTGGATTGAAGCTCTTAGTCATCTGCGGCCTTTCTGTCTGTCCCACCTTCCCTGGTATGGGTTATTTTTCAGGCTCAGATATGCATGTTACATCGACTGGAGATTTTAACTCTCTGAATTATAAGTTACTGTAGGTAATAACTCTAGTTCTGACTCTCAACTTAACCTAACTCTGTTTTTGAGATAGTCaaacgttttttttaaaagggaagTAGTTTTTAATTTGTGTCAGGATggtcattttctttgtttgttccttAACTGTCAagacacagattttttttaaaagcaaccCAAAAACTATTCTAATTACATAGGTAGAGTTAAGGTTAGGGTTCGGTACTGCTGCTGAAAACTTTGATCTCAGAGGTTTAAAttggccataggtgtgaatgtgagagtttGTGGGGCTACGTCTACACTAGCCcggataaatttgaaaacggCGTATACGTCTAAAAACGCTCTGCGTCCACactattgttttcattcattttcacagagttgtgtgtccacattgaaacggccgaaaacgcttacgttccagtactgCACATGCGTGAAATGCCAGACGATTTGACCTGcgtcatttctgtctgccatttatttactttttggcTCTTTGAAACTTTGCGGCAAAATGTCGAGGAAAGGTCTTTTAAATGGACtcacaatgaggtggagttgttgctgcgagtaaccaaagtacaaagttgcaaaagtgagtgagaattaaagaatttgaagaaaagctatgtGGAGCATGTtcagactgatattaatctttaatagggctgtcaaaattgagagcaaacaaaacaactgctgtctaATGCCCTCtgctatcttagtttaattggtcacatgactgcatcacatgactaaaatgtctAATTTACGAAAAGACTCCGAgttcgctgtccacactgcgacgcaaaaactgagttttcaaatGGATCCGCTTTGGAGAGTGTTTTCAAAATACTCTGTTTTCcttgaccaaaaacgccgtctcaggccaaaacggagagaaaaagatgcggTTTAAAACGAAAATGTATTAGTGTGGACGTGAGTCTCTGTGTGTCAACACTGTGATGGAGTGGCAATCTCTCTTGGGTGTAAAGTCATTTCTATCCAGCTTTGACAGGTTTTGTCTGCCTGTGACCTTGAATTTGATAAGTGTTCAAAAGAATGAATTGAACAAATACTGTTGTATAAATATTATGTGGAGATGGGATCAAGAGTTACTGCAAAATAGGGCATTAATAGTCTCAGAACAAATTCTGATTTTTGACCCCCCTGTGCACAGAGAGCTGAAACAGGTTCATATTGTAGTGCACAAAGTTTTTTCATGTTGGCATGTTCCTACTCTGTAAacaaacttcagttttgtctaaAATGTTCACATGAAGCAGATGGATGGAAACATGTACCTCAGTATGGTCACAGTGGGATTATGGCTATTTCAAAATGTTTACCTCTTATACGAACGAAAATTTACTAATTTCTGAATTCACTTTAAAAAGCTTGTTAAAAAATTCCTCCAAGTAAACTTCAGCACCCAGAGTATGCCAAGTAGTTGTTATTAGTCTTCACTGCTGCTCACTTGGTCCAAAATAACAATGTCATGCTGGCGAGTCGCTTCAGCAGGTCTGACTGTTTtgttctcagattaaagcttcTGAATGTGGCGTGCTACTACCGTACACGAGGATCCTGGAACACAATTAAAACCGTCAATAATGAAAAGTGCTGGAGCCGCAGTGATAATTGCTGTTCTGCTCCTGGCTTAGCTTGACACGGGGCAACCGGGAAGGACTACACCACCCAGACACTGTCAGCTCCAGAGGCAATTAGTGGGAAATACAGACTGGAATAAGCTGTAATTTGTCAGGAAGCTCGGCAGACTAGGGATGGAGAAGAGTGGAAAACAATGTTTGCTGTCTCGCTATTGAGCTACTTCCCTTTTTTGGCCATTAGCAGTTGGGTATCAGTTTGAAAGCAATTAAAACGTGAAAGCTGGGGAGGTTTGTGAGGCAGTCTCAGAGGTCATAGGGTGACTCTgctttaaattattaaattactgtGTGTAATGTACCAGTTAGTTGACTGGAACTTTAAAGTGGAGTGCACAAACAGTTAATGAGGTACTTTTGTTTGTTGCCTTAAATTAAATCtggaagtctgcacttcaatcgcACATTGAGTATTTGTAAAGGTGAAATAAGATAAAGCATATCTTTAAAAATCAAGAGAGTTGAATATAATTTGCCTAGTTTGGTCCCGAGACATCAGCTCTCACTGAAACCTTCACTGACAAATAAAGCGTTTAAAATGCACCTTTACTTTTCGCTCTCCACATCACATCTCAGTCTGATTACAAAGATCAGGATTTTCATGGCTGGAACAATTTGAGATGAAGTGTTTACTTCTCACTTGAATGTGCATAAAAACCCCTAGTGTTGATTTTAAATCACCtcttactttctttcttttcagggCTGGATGAATGAGATATTTGATTACGACCCAGAAACCAGCCATCTAGGTCTGACTCACTCTGTGTTTGCCACCCTGGAGGGATCGTGTCTCCGTCTGGAAACGCCACGATCGAACATCAGCCGCAGGGCCACGTATGACGAGAGATTCCACGAGCCCACCTTTGTCAAGTCACGCTGCTATCAGCTGGCAAATAGCAAAGTATGAGAACTCGCTAAGTAATAGTGTTAAATGAAAGGTTTTACTGTATCTGAGGccccactggctgaaatgaaaTATTTGATTTTGAAATTAACTctcaatattaaaataaactgtttacgttCCCCGTTTAACAGTTTTGCTTCAACGCCATTGAACTCTGCTTGCTTTTCCCAAAGGTATTCCTGCTGCCATCTGTGTTGGCGCAGAAGAGGATGTGGAACCCAAAGTATCCCATCTGCATCCAGCTAACCAGGGGGGCAAAATCTCAGGAGGATGAGGGGGGAAGGCGGGAGGAGAGGCGAGGATCGGAGTCCGGAGCCGAATCAGCCAGTCCAAAACCAAGATCCTCCAAATATGACCATGAGCTTCCCACCGTTCTTTACCTCTTCGGCCGTAcgggaagagagaaagaagagtgGTTCCATCATTTCCTGTTTGCATCCATGGACACAGAAAGGGAAAAGGAGAGAAACAGACAGAGCAAATATGTCTCCTGCACAAAGGGTATGACACATTGTTAATGCATTAGGAATCTGTAATATATGAGTGGAATATGGATTACGTGCTCTGGCAATCCATTTCAAGCGAACATGCAATAAAAAACAGAGACCAGCCTTGTTTTGGGGAAACTTGAAACGGTTTTACTACAAATATTCTTAAATCAAATCTGTTATTTCATCATGCTTCTGTTACACTTCCCTCTTCCACTGGCAGCTTTATTCATCCGAAATCCGCGGCACTAAAAGTATCTGTCATGCTGCGCTCTTGGGAAAGGCTGGTTTTTTAATCTAAACGGTCATTTTAGTAAATTCA
Above is a genomic segment from Maylandia zebra isolate NMK-2024a linkage group LG8, Mzebra_GT3a, whole genome shotgun sequence containing:
- the tex2l gene encoding testis-expressed protein 2 gives rise to the protein MAEGGKNGERGSEDKGGAGGRSPEEPHGLSSVGATSLGTKRHLPRGIVIQLTGTEGEWDSLDESEFIFSLEHDEDYPAISLSKEKHFSVEDDRGVKSEEFHVPLSPSTPGSLGNCSGSLGPSFLLPGPPSPTHRPLASLGKSLSTELDLKESSTLKPRPFLSLVKSISTELSRSEPEVSQSKSDSRLNLHLWKQLTQPKTRSNGDSRTAPPSPSSLSPSGDSLKGGFFKMELEDTKRKLTEVVHEPLSSMFSKIRREESSGSPKHQCKNQGTHQISSRGLGRESSTDTVLSESPVRSARKTDADVFSVFEWPSVRHLGRTQHCPCPVHHHVQQHRDEELEICTDGDMMQVFAIETHKQARRLPGSQALTAPTTSPVPQPPHPLPRMSLFCVAVLSYGYFILPLSPYFSGLALGLALGFLLGLWLIRMGSSRSSNSVHTYRPPQTLLGEGILTGGIVSTEPDTLKGWMNEIFDYDPETSHLGLTHSVFATLEGSCLRLETPRSNISRRATYDERFHEPTFVKSRCYQLANSKVFLLPSVLAQKRMWNPKYPICIQLTRGAKSQEDEGGRREERRGSESGAESASPKPRSSKYDHELPTVLYLFGRTGREKEEWFHHFLFASMDTEREKERNRQSKYVSCTKGDQTQRTSVQVNVPSSRGSSRVGSSDEDAPSTPPFPIISGAPSSSTRGLSVLDYPSYMARLLVTEELTPLCSPGASSTDCTCDLAEYPGKSQTAWANALLGRIFWDFLREKRWADAVSHKIQKKLSKIRLPYFMNELTLTELDMGSSMPQITATSRPEVNPRGLWVELQLVYTGNLQMTLQTKFNLSKLGKDGGQETVHCMTETGSPRCRPILSVLADSDEESSSAGSSDEEEPLLSEPQGPVGEKGCPPATEGTGGGKTGRKILRFVDKIAKSKYFQKATENEFIKKKFEEMSNTPLLLTVEVQELSGTLVVNIPPPPTDRIWYSFCVPPKLDLHVRPKLGEREVTFCHVTEWIERKLQDEFQKVLVLPNMDDIYLPLMQSGVDSTQASESQQSQSSSTESIERIPPEIAGAESD